The Prevotella sp. E9-3 genome has a window encoding:
- a CDS encoding O-acetylhomoserine aminocarboxypropyltransferase/cysteine synthase family protein, with the protein MAQKNYRFETLQLHVGQEQADPATDARAVPIYQTTSYVFRNSQHAADRFGLRDAGNIYGRLTNSTQGVFEDRVAALEGGVAGLAVASGAAAITYALQNIAQNGDHIVAADNLYGGSYNLITHTLATQGITNTIININDLDALEAAIQPNTKVIYAETFGNPNSDVLNIEGVAEVAHRHNIPFIVDNTFGTPYLIRPLEHGADIVVHSATKFLGGHGTSLGGVIVDGGKFDWKANADKFPTLGKPDPSYHGIVFADAVGAAAYVTRIRAVILRDTGAAISPFNAFILLQGVETLSLRVERHVENALKVVDFLAKHPKVAAVHHPSLESHPDHALYKKYYPNGGGSIFTFEVKGGQEEAWKFIDALQIFSLLANVADVKSLVIHPYTTTHSQLSPEELAEQHITPATIRLSIGTEHIDDIIEDLQQALNQI; encoded by the coding sequence ATGGCACAGAAAAATTATCGTTTTGAGACTCTTCAACTTCATGTAGGTCAGGAACAGGCCGACCCCGCAACCGACGCACGTGCAGTGCCCATTTATCAAACTACTTCCTACGTGTTCCGTAATTCTCAGCATGCTGCCGACCGTTTTGGTCTGCGCGATGCAGGTAATATCTACGGTCGTCTGACCAACTCTACCCAGGGCGTGTTCGAGGATCGTGTGGCTGCTCTCGAAGGTGGCGTAGCCGGTCTGGCAGTGGCCAGCGGTGCGGCTGCTATCACCTATGCATTGCAGAATATTGCCCAGAATGGCGACCATATCGTGGCAGCCGACAATCTCTACGGTGGCAGCTACAACCTGATAACACACACACTGGCTACCCAGGGCATCACCAACACCATTATTAATATTAACGACCTAGATGCTCTGGAAGCAGCGATCCAACCCAACACAAAAGTTATATATGCCGAGACTTTCGGCAATCCCAACAGTGATGTATTGAACATCGAAGGCGTAGCCGAGGTGGCCCATCGTCACAACATCCCCTTCATTGTTGACAACACCTTCGGCACTCCCTACCTGATTCGTCCGTTGGAGCACGGAGCCGACATCGTGGTTCACTCGGCTACGAAATTCCTTGGCGGTCACGGAACCTCTCTGGGCGGTGTGATCGTTGATGGCGGTAAGTTTGACTGGAAGGCCAATGCCGACAAGTTCCCCACACTGGGCAAGCCCGATCCCTCTTATCATGGTATTGTCTTTGCCGATGCTGTGGGCGCAGCTGCCTACGTGACTCGTATCCGTGCCGTGATTCTGCGTGACACCGGTGCTGCCATCTCACCCTTCAACGCCTTCATCCTGCTGCAGGGTGTCGAGACCTTGAGTCTGCGTGTGGAGCGTCATGTGGAGAATGCGCTGAAGGTGGTTGACTTCCTGGCTAAACATCCGAAGGTGGCTGCCGTTCATCATCCTTCACTGGAGAGTCATCCTGACCATGCTCTCTACAAGAAGTACTATCCCAATGGTGGCGGTTCAATCTTCACCTTCGAAGTGAAGGGCGGACAGGAAGAGGCCTGGAAGTTCATCGATGCACTTCAGATCTTCTCGCTGTTGGCCAACGTGGCCGATGTGAAGAGTCTGGTGATCCATCCCTATACCACCACTCACTCACAGCTCTCGCCCGAAGAACTGGCAGAACAGCACATCACTCCTGCAACTATTCGTCTGAGCATCGGTACCGAGCATATCGACGACATCATCGAAGACTTGCAGCAGGCACTCAACCAAATCTGA
- the cysK gene encoding cysteine synthase A, protein MAKIAKQLTELVGNTPLLELNKYSKAKGLNTPVIAKVEFFNPGGSVKDRIALAMIEDAEKKGILKPGATIIEPTSGNTGVGLALVSAVKGYHLILTMPETMSVERRNLVKAYGAEVRLTPGKDGMPGAIRAAEELRDSIPGSVILQQFENGANPAKHYATTGPEIWRDTDGQVDIFIGGVGTGGTISGTGKYLKEQNPNVKIIAVEPKSSPVLNGGQSGPHKIQGIGAGFVPKTYDANVIDEVFDVENDDAIRTGRELAQQEGLLVGISAGAAAFAAAEVAKRPENKGKKIVVLLPDTGERYLSTVLYAFEEYPL, encoded by the coding sequence ATGGCAAAAATTGCAAAACAGCTGACCGAGCTCGTCGGCAACACTCCACTCTTAGAGCTCAACAAGTATTCAAAGGCAAAGGGACTGAACACCCCCGTTATTGCTAAGGTAGAATTCTTCAATCCTGGTGGCAGCGTAAAGGATCGTATAGCACTTGCTATGATTGAGGATGCAGAGAAGAAAGGTATTCTAAAGCCCGGTGCTACCATCATCGAGCCCACCAGCGGAAACACAGGCGTAGGACTGGCATTGGTATCGGCCGTGAAGGGTTATCACCTGATTCTCACCATGCCCGAGACCATGAGTGTTGAGCGTCGCAACTTGGTGAAAGCCTATGGCGCTGAGGTTCGCCTCACTCCTGGAAAAGACGGAATGCCCGGTGCTATCCGTGCTGCAGAGGAATTGCGCGACAGTATCCCCGGTTCTGTAATCCTGCAGCAGTTTGAGAATGGTGCCAACCCCGCCAAGCATTATGCCACAACAGGCCCAGAGATTTGGCGCGACACCGATGGTCAGGTAGATATCTTCATTGGTGGTGTGGGTACTGGCGGAACCATCTCAGGCACAGGTAAGTATTTGAAGGAACAGAATCCTAATGTGAAGATTATCGCTGTAGAGCCGAAGTCAAGCCCCGTGCTGAATGGTGGTCAGAGCGGTCCTCACAAGATTCAGGGTATCGGTGCCGGTTTTGTGCCCAAGACCTACGATGCCAACGTTATCGACGAGGTGTTCGATGTAGAGAACGACGATGCCATCCGTACCGGTCGCGAACTGGCTCAGCAGGAAGGTCTGCTCGTTGGTATCTCAGCAGGTGCTGCCGCTTTTGCTGCTGCCGAGGTGGCCAAGCGTCCGGAGAACAAGGGCAAGAAGATTGTAGTGTTACTGCCCGATACCGGCGAACGCTATCTTTCTACCGTGCTGTATGCATTTGAAGAGTATCCTCTTTAA
- a CDS encoding bifunctional hydroxymethylpyrimidine kinase/phosphomethylpyrimidine kinase has protein sequence MDITNTILTITGSDGTGGSGIQADIRFIVELGGVAASVVTSITVQNTLGIQEFYDLPASVVRQQIEAIVNDLQPKVVKIGLVRRIDVAQAIVDVLRQYHPEQVVYAPVLHSSKGDLLVSAETYEAIRNLLMPLCTIVLDPTDHQWHGYANQLSSAVAVFLSRGDSVDDALLHARARLKQLPVGYADMTGRSSELYNQFLDAVGRFFHRYSDVAFYAEQLNVSPRYLGQVTRSIGGRSPKAIIDERITTEIVTLLTTTDKPLKEIARLLGFSSQAHLSRYFKNQKGFSPSNYKLKHIG, from the coding sequence ATGGACATCACAAATACTATACTGACAATTACCGGCTCGGATGGAACGGGTGGATCGGGCATTCAGGCCGATATCCGTTTCATTGTGGAATTAGGTGGAGTGGCGGCTTCAGTCGTCACTTCTATCACGGTTCAGAATACGCTGGGTATTCAGGAGTTCTACGATCTGCCTGCCAGTGTGGTGCGCCAGCAGATAGAGGCCATCGTCAACGACCTGCAGCCAAAAGTGGTGAAGATAGGACTGGTGAGAAGAATCGATGTGGCCCAGGCCATCGTAGATGTGCTGCGCCAGTATCATCCTGAACAGGTGGTCTATGCGCCTGTGCTGCATTCCAGCAAGGGTGACCTGCTGGTGTCGGCAGAGACCTACGAAGCCATTCGCAACCTGTTGATGCCCCTCTGTACCATCGTTCTTGATCCTACCGACCATCAGTGGCACGGTTATGCCAATCAGCTGTCGTCGGCCGTTGCTGTTTTCCTGAGCAGGGGCGACTCCGTCGATGATGCCTTGTTGCATGCCCGGGCCCGTTTGAAGCAGTTGCCCGTTGGCTATGCCGATATGACAGGTCGCAGCAGTGAGCTGTACAATCAGTTTCTTGATGCCGTGGGGCGTTTCTTCCATCGGTATAGTGATGTGGCTTTCTATGCCGAACAGCTCAATGTGAGTCCCCGTTATCTGGGACAGGTAACGCGCAGCATTGGTGGCCGTTCGCCAAAGGCTATTATAGACGAGCGAATCACCACGGAGATAGTGACGCTGCTCACCACCACCGACAAACCGCTGAAGGAAATTGCCCGTTTGTTAGGCTTCTCCTCACAGGCCCATCTGTCCCGTTATTTCAAGAATCAAAAAGGCTTTTCGCCTTCCAACTATAAACTAAAGCATATAGGATGA
- the pdxS gene encoding pyridoxal 5'-phosphate synthase lyase subunit PdxS, with translation MTNVKETVVASHENRQQLNRQLAQMLKGGVIMDVTTPEQARIAEEAGACAVMALERIPADIRAAGGVSRMSDPKMIRGIQEAVTIPVMAKCRIGHIAEAQILQAIEIDYIDESEVLSPADNIYHIDKTKFDVPFVCGAKNLGEALRRIAEGATMIRTKGEPGTGDVVQAVSHMRMMQSEIRRLVSMSEDELFEAAKQLQAPYELVKFVHENGKLPVVNFAAGGVATPADAALMMQLGAEGVFVGSGIFKSGNPAKRAAAIVQAVTNYKDAKLLAELSEDLGEAMVGINEHEIELLMAERGK, from the coding sequence ATGACTAATGTAAAAGAAACTGTTGTCGCTTCTCATGAGAACAGACAACAACTGAATCGCCAGTTGGCTCAGATGCTGAAAGGTGGCGTAATCATGGATGTGACAACTCCCGAACAGGCCCGTATAGCCGAAGAGGCTGGTGCCTGTGCTGTGATGGCATTGGAACGTATTCCTGCTGATATTCGTGCAGCAGGTGGTGTAAGTCGTATGAGCGATCCGAAGATGATTCGCGGTATTCAGGAGGCTGTGACTATTCCCGTGATGGCGAAATGCCGTATCGGTCACATTGCTGAGGCTCAGATTCTGCAGGCTATCGAAATAGACTATATTGACGAGAGTGAGGTACTTTCACCAGCCGACAATATCTATCATATCGACAAAACCAAGTTTGACGTGCCTTTCGTGTGCGGTGCCAAGAACTTGGGTGAGGCTCTGCGCCGTATTGCCGAGGGTGCCACAATGATTCGTACCAAGGGTGAGCCAGGTACTGGCGACGTGGTACAGGCTGTGAGTCACATGCGCATGATGCAGAGCGAGATTCGCCGACTGGTTAGTATGAGCGAGGACGAGCTCTTTGAGGCTGCCAAGCAGTTGCAGGCCCCTTACGAACTGGTGAAATTCGTTCATGAAAACGGTAAACTTCCTGTGGTGAACTTTGCTGCCGGTGGTGTGGCTACGCCTGCCGATGCTGCCCTGATGATGCAACTGGGTGCAGAAGGGGTGTTTGTGGGTAGTGGTATCTTCAAGAGTGGCAATCCCGCCAAGCGTGCCGCTGCTATTGTTCAGGCTGTGACTAACTATAAGGATGCCAAACTCCTGGCTGAACTGTCAGAAGACTTAGGCGAGGCGATGGTAGGAATCAACGAGCATGAGATAGAACTCCTGATGGCCGAACGAGGAAAGTGA
- the pdxT gene encoding pyridoxal 5'-phosphate synthase glutaminase subunit PdxT, whose translation MKVAVLALQGAFIEHEQALQKLGVETVEIRQLSDWLSYYSLPSQGRAGEGSVSLILPGGESTVQMRLLRQLGLLEPIRQAIIDGLPVFGTCAGMILLSESHLATMDIRVRRNAYGRQLGSFHTVDRVEGLGDDIPMTFIRAPYIEEVLSADCQPIATVDGHIVAALQGNQLATAFHPELDDDLRFHQMFLERVLKKGV comes from the coding sequence ATGAAAGTTGCTGTATTGGCCCTACAAGGGGCATTTATTGAGCATGAGCAGGCATTGCAGAAACTCGGAGTAGAGACAGTCGAAATCCGTCAGCTAAGTGATTGGCTGTCATACTACTCCCTCCCCTCACAGGGGAGGGCTGGGGAAGGGTCCGTTTCTTTGATTCTCCCTGGCGGTGAGAGTACGGTGCAGATGCGCTTGCTCCGTCAGTTGGGACTTTTGGAACCCATCCGGCAAGCAATTATCGACGGACTGCCTGTCTTCGGTACCTGTGCCGGCATGATTCTGCTGTCAGAGAGTCATCTGGCCACAATGGACATCCGGGTGCGCCGCAATGCCTACGGCCGTCAGTTGGGCAGTTTCCATACAGTAGATAGGGTAGAGGGATTGGGCGATGATATTCCAATGACGTTTATCCGTGCACCCTATATAGAAGAGGTGCTCTCTGCCGATTGTCAGCCTATCGCCACTGTTGATGGACATATCGTAGCCGCCCTACAAGGTAATCAGTTGGCTACGGCTTTCCATCCGGAACTTGATGATGATTTAAGGTTCCATCAAATGTTCTTGGAGAGGGTACTTAAAAAAGGAGTTTAA
- a CDS encoding acetate kinase — MKILVLNCGSSSIKYALYNMDDKSVMTSGGAERVGLDNAFVKVKLANGEKKQIMHDIPEHTEGVKFIFSLLTDPEIGVIKDLKEIDAVGHRMVHGGEKFNKSVVLTDEVLKAFEECSDLAPLHNPANLKGVNAVKELMPGLPQVGVFDTAFHQTMPAKAYMYAIPYELYEKYGVRRYGFHGTSHRYVSARACEFLGIKAEGTKMITCHIGNGGSVAAVLDGKCIDTSMGLTPLEGLVMGTRSGDIDGGAVTFLEKKLGLDADGMSNLLNKKSGVAGITGGSSDMRDVENAAKAGEPRAVLAQEMYFYRIKKYIGAYAAAMGGVDVIVFTAGVGENQIGMRSEVCKGLEFLGVKFDDAKNNVRGEEAIISADDSKVKVVVIPTDEELMIATDTMNLL, encoded by the coding sequence ATGAAGATATTAGTATTAAATTGCGGTTCTTCGTCTATCAAGTACGCACTGTACAACATGGACGACAAGAGTGTGATGACCAGTGGTGGTGCTGAACGTGTAGGCCTTGACAATGCTTTCGTTAAGGTGAAACTGGCTAACGGCGAGAAAAAACAGATTATGCACGACATTCCTGAGCATACCGAGGGTGTGAAGTTCATTTTCTCACTGCTCACCGATCCCGAGATTGGCGTTATCAAAGACTTGAAGGAGATTGATGCTGTAGGTCACCGCATGGTGCATGGCGGCGAGAAGTTCAACAAGAGCGTGGTGCTGACCGACGAGGTACTGAAGGCATTCGAAGAGTGCTCTGACCTGGCTCCACTGCACAACCCCGCTAACCTGAAGGGTGTGAACGCTGTGAAGGAACTGATGCCCGGTCTGCCCCAGGTAGGTGTGTTCGATACTGCTTTCCATCAGACCATGCCTGCCAAGGCTTATATGTATGCCATTCCCTACGAGCTGTACGAGAAGTACGGTGTTCGTCGCTACGGTTTCCACGGAACCAGTCATCGTTATGTTTCAGCACGTGCCTGCGAATTCCTCGGCATTAAGGCTGAGGGTACCAAGATGATTACCTGTCACATTGGTAACGGCGGTTCTGTAGCTGCTGTACTGGACGGTAAGTGCATCGACACCTCTATGGGTCTTACTCCACTGGAGGGCCTTGTGATGGGTACTCGCTCTGGCGATATCGACGGTGGTGCCGTTACTTTCCTGGAGAAGAAGCTGGGTCTGGATGCCGATGGTATGAGCAACCTGTTGAACAAGAAGAGCGGTGTGGCTGGTATCACTGGCGGTTCGAGCGATATGCGCGATGTTGAGAATGCAGCCAAGGCCGGCGAGCCTCGTGCCGTACTGGCTCAGGAGATGTATTTCTATCGCATTAAGAAATACATCGGTGCCTATGCAGCCGCTATGGGTGGTGTCGATGTGATTGTGTTCACTGCCGGTGTAGGCGAGAACCAGATTGGCATGCGCTCAGAGGTATGCAAGGGTCTGGAGTTCCTCGGTGTGAAGTTCGACGATGCAAAGAACAATGTTCGTGGCGAAGAGGCCATCATCTCTGCTGACGACTCTAAGGTGAAGGTTGTTGTTATACCCACCGACGAAGAGCTGATGATTGCCACCGATACAATGAACCTCCTGTAA
- the pta gene encoding phosphate acetyltransferase codes for MGLIDQIIARAKSNKQRIVLPEAEEERTLCAADRVLADDIADLILIGNPEKVHALAKEKGLTHIDKATLIDPLNYEKSEELAQLLQKLREKKGMTIEKARELVKDPLYLGCMIIKTEGADGQISGALSTTGETLRPALQIIKCAPGITCVSGAMLMITDKPEYGENGVLVVGDVAVTPMPDANQLSQIAVCTAQTAKSVAGFEDPRVAMLSFSTKGSASHEVVDKVVEATKLAKELDPSLKIDGELQADAALVPAVGSKKAPGSDIAGKANVLVFPCLEVGNIAYKLVQRLAGATAIGPILQGIARPVNDLSRGCSVEDIYYLVAITACQAMDAKK; via the coding sequence ATGGGATTAATTGATCAGATTATTGCGCGTGCTAAGAGCAACAAACAGCGCATCGTGCTCCCCGAAGCAGAAGAGGAGCGCACCCTTTGCGCCGCCGACCGTGTACTGGCCGACGACATTGCCGACCTGATTCTTATCGGCAATCCTGAGAAAGTACATGCACTTGCCAAAGAGAAGGGACTCACCCACATCGACAAGGCTACTCTCATCGACCCGCTGAACTACGAAAAGAGTGAGGAACTGGCTCAGCTGTTGCAGAAACTGCGCGAGAAAAAGGGCATGACTATCGAGAAAGCTCGCGAACTGGTGAAAGACCCTCTCTATCTGGGTTGTATGATTATCAAGACCGAGGGTGCCGACGGTCAGATTTCCGGTGCTCTCTCTACTACTGGCGAGACCCTGCGCCCCGCCCTTCAGATTATCAAATGTGCTCCTGGCATCACCTGCGTGAGCGGTGCTATGCTGATGATTACCGACAAACCCGAGTACGGCGAAAACGGTGTACTGGTAGTGGGCGACGTGGCCGTTACTCCTATGCCTGATGCCAACCAGCTGTCTCAGATTGCTGTTTGCACAGCCCAGACCGCCAAGAGCGTAGCCGGTTTTGAGGATCCCCGCGTGGCTATGCTGAGCTTCTCAACAAAGGGTTCTGCTTCTCATGAGGTTGTTGACAAGGTGGTAGAAGCAACCAAACTGGCTAAGGAACTCGATCCCAGCTTGAAGATTGACGGTGAACTGCAGGCTGACGCAGCCCTTGTTCCTGCTGTTGGTTCAAAGAAGGCTCCTGGCAGCGACATCGCCGGTAAGGCCAACGTATTGGTATTCCCTTGTCTGGAAGTGGGCAACATCGCCTATAAGCTGGTGCAGCGTCTGGCTGGTGCTACTGCTATCGGCCCCATCCTTCAGGGTATCGCCCGTCCTGTAAACGACCTGAGCCGCGGTTGCTCGGTAGAGGACATCTACTACCTCGTAGCCATCACCGCCTGTCAGGCAATGGACGCTAAGAAGTAG
- a CDS encoding PAS domain-containing sensor histidine kinase: MISLYIIVGVVIVVLVGAIVRHQRKLKLRAHLMQEAIRNRDFTFRLPTNNLLPGERAMQQTLNQLGNIIRQQVNQNEVESWERLTRVLTHEIMNATAPITSISQSLLGRNDVKGTALEEGIKAINDTSKHLSEFISNYRKMSELEKPKLTTVDLRDLLDNVSHTYPELSWSIDISDIPNVSADKGMLRQVLINLTKNAMEANAKAITIEMIDNKESSASDKLISLYIGNDGLPIPAENRQALFVPFFTTKRTGSGIGLSLSRRMMIQQGGMLELAETPRQNCSVGFILSIQKI, translated from the coding sequence ATGATTAGTCTGTATATTATAGTTGGGGTAGTGATTGTTGTGTTGGTGGGAGCCATTGTGCGTCATCAACGCAAGCTCAAGTTGCGCGCCCATCTGATGCAGGAAGCCATACGCAACCGGGACTTTACGTTCCGACTGCCCACCAACAATCTCCTTCCCGGTGAAAGGGCCATGCAACAGACACTGAACCAACTGGGCAATATCATACGTCAGCAAGTGAACCAGAACGAGGTGGAATCATGGGAACGGCTCACCCGTGTGCTCACCCACGAAATCATGAACGCTACTGCTCCCATTACCAGTATCAGTCAGTCGCTGCTCGGTCGCAACGATGTGAAAGGCACTGCCCTTGAAGAGGGTATCAAGGCCATCAACGACACCTCAAAACATTTAAGCGAATTCATTTCCAACTACCGGAAAATGTCGGAACTGGAAAAGCCCAAACTGACAACCGTTGACCTTCGTGATTTGCTCGACAATGTGAGCCACACCTATCCTGAACTATCTTGGAGTATTGATATTTCAGACATCCCCAACGTATCTGCCGACAAAGGCATGCTTCGACAGGTGCTGATCAATCTGACAAAGAATGCCATGGAAGCGAATGCCAAAGCCATCACGATTGAGATGATTGACAATAAAGAATCTTCGGCCAGCGACAAGCTCATTTCACTCTATATCGGCAACGACGGTCTTCCCATCCCTGCCGAAAATCGACAAGCCCTTTTCGTACCATTTTTCACCACCAAGCGTACCGGAAGCGGCATCGGTCTTTCACTCAGCCGCCGCATGATGATTCAGCAAGGAGGCATGCTCGAACTTGCCGAAACACCACGCCAAAACTGCTCTGTAGGGTTCATACTGAGCATTCAGAAAATCTGA
- a CDS encoding response regulator translates to MNRYGTILIVDDNASILTAMRYLLSDTFERVLTLDKPDDILKTMAQEQIDIVLLDMNFTLGVNSGQDGLLWLRTIQKQHPQTPVVLLTAYADVSLAVKGLKNGAADFITKPWDNDELVRKLKDVLDKQQDIVSLDEVEKEHIRRTIDHCHGNLTQAAELLGITRQTLYNKMKRL, encoded by the coding sequence ATGAACCGATATGGAACCATTCTTATTGTCGATGATAACGCCTCTATTCTGACAGCAATGCGTTATCTTTTGTCTGACACTTTCGAGCGTGTGCTGACCCTCGACAAACCTGACGACATTCTGAAAACAATGGCGCAGGAACAGATTGACATCGTATTACTCGACATGAACTTTACCCTTGGCGTGAACAGCGGACAGGACGGTTTGCTCTGGCTGCGAACCATCCAGAAACAGCATCCGCAAACGCCCGTAGTATTGCTCACAGCCTATGCCGATGTTTCATTGGCCGTGAAAGGACTGAAAAACGGCGCTGCCGATTTCATCACCAAACCGTGGGACAACGACGAACTGGTGCGCAAACTGAAGGATGTGCTCGACAAACAGCAGGACATTGTGAGTCTTGACGAGGTGGAGAAAGAGCATATCCGTCGCACCATCGACCATTGTCACGGCAATCTTACTCAAGCAGCCGAGCTACTGGGCATCACACGACAGACGCTGTACAACAAGATGAAGCGGCTGTAG
- a CDS encoding efflux RND transporter periplasmic adaptor subunit, whose product MDRIIEKKHGFQLKKHGPYVGAGFFVLLLAWWMLFADHSSTLKVNRDELTVSKVSHAEFKDYVRTNGQVIPIQVVQVSPEEGGIVVEKVVEEGATVKKGDVIIRLKNASLDLQILNAEAELAEKQNLLRNTQVAMQQDRLNNQTEQANLDMDTQRKKRLFEQDQALYNQGLISREIYLQSQEDYQLSAKKRSLVSKRLQQDSIYRSVQMDQMEDNLDNMRKNVVLVRQRKEKLEVRSAIDGELGLLNVELGQSITPGQMIGQLNDLSDYKVEAQIDEHYIDRVKPGLTATFQRGDKKYQLRVRKVYPEVRQGRFRCDFVFKEERPQQIRSGQTYYIDLELGQSEQAILVPRGTFFQTTGGQWIFVLDKNGKKAYRRSIRIGRQNPQYYEVLEGLEPGESVITSGYEAFKDNEVLLLN is encoded by the coding sequence ATGGACAGAATCATAGAAAAGAAACATGGCTTCCAACTGAAAAAGCATGGCCCCTATGTGGGTGCCGGCTTCTTCGTATTGCTCTTGGCGTGGTGGATGCTCTTTGCCGACCATTCCTCTACCTTGAAGGTGAACCGCGATGAACTGACCGTCAGCAAAGTGAGTCATGCAGAGTTCAAGGACTATGTGCGCACCAACGGTCAGGTGATACCTATCCAGGTGGTTCAGGTGTCGCCCGAGGAAGGTGGTATTGTGGTAGAAAAAGTTGTTGAAGAGGGCGCAACGGTGAAAAAGGGCGATGTCATTATCCGTTTGAAGAATGCCAGCCTCGACCTCCAGATATTGAATGCTGAAGCCGAACTGGCCGAGAAGCAGAACCTGTTGCGCAACACTCAGGTAGCCATGCAGCAGGACCGTTTGAACAACCAGACCGAACAGGCCAATCTGGATATGGACACGCAGCGCAAGAAGCGCCTGTTCGAGCAGGATCAGGCACTCTACAATCAGGGGCTTATCAGTCGAGAAATCTATCTGCAGTCGCAGGAGGACTATCAGCTTTCGGCCAAGAAACGCTCACTGGTGAGCAAACGCCTGCAGCAGGACTCTATCTACCGATCGGTGCAGATGGATCAGATGGAGGACAACCTTGACAATATGCGCAAGAACGTGGTACTCGTTCGCCAGCGTAAGGAGAAACTGGAGGTGCGTTCGGCCATCGACGGCGAACTGGGACTGCTCAATGTAGAGCTGGGACAGAGTATCACGCCCGGGCAGATGATAGGACAGCTGAACGACCTGTCAGACTATAAAGTAGAGGCACAGATCGACGAGCATTATATTGACCGCGTAAAACCAGGACTGACGGCCACCTTCCAACGAGGCGACAAGAAATATCAGTTAAGAGTGAGAAAGGTTTATCCCGAAGTGCGTCAGGGACGTTTCCGTTGCGATTTCGTGTTCAAGGAAGAACGTCCTCAGCAGATACGCAGCGGCCAGACCTACTATATCGACCTTGAACTGGGCCAGTCCGAACAGGCAATACTCGTTCCTCGTGGCACCTTCTTCCAGACCACCGGCGGACAATGGATTTTTGTGCTCGACAAGAACGGTAAGAAAGCCTATCGACGCAGTATCCGCATAGGACGCCAGAACCCACAGTACTATGAGGTGCTGGAAGGACTGGAGCCCGGTGAAAGCGTTATCACCAGCGGATATGAGGCTTTTAAAGATAATGAAGTATTATTATTAAATTAG